In the genome of Kwoniella shandongensis chromosome 6, complete sequence, one region contains:
- a CDS encoding carbamoyl-phosphate synthase, large subunit → MVSITPAFEGAVPSSDIPPTQQAASLAPATHSAVSVEVTPPSSPAAAALSPSSKSRPVPARAASYVAPAPKPHGSLYPPATLKGIDYEGMPAEPTWDDSMGEPDAVLELADGLALAGHSFGAKKSVAGECVFQTGMVGYPESLTDPSYSSQILILTYPLIGNYGVPERPAVSTSNVPTSEDAHNVPPPNHLLDSLPLEFESSHIHIAALVVANYHPSFSHHLANSSLGQWLKEQGIPAIWGVDTRMLTKRLREGGVLLGRVLNKQVGNVDGERGRDAQPGVLGGVSRLLNGLSAPSMVRSASTENVSLNWRENYETVPYYDPNGQNLVAMVSTKQPTVYTAGTGSDKKMHPHTGRQMRVIAVDVGMKWNQIRCFRERGVEVKVVPWDYDFNAESEPYDGLFVSNGPGDPSMVKETIANLSRALETSKVPVFGICLGHQLLALASGASTRKMKYGNRGMNLPCTCATSGRCYITSQNHGYEVDVTTLKNGWEPLFTNANDNSNEGIWMGKNGKPFFSVQFHPESAPGPRDTEFLFDVFIQSIVECAREGRLVPIDMPGGELAANIALRPREQVKKVLVLGSGGLSIGQAGEFDYSGSQAIKALKEEGIYTILVNPNIATIQTSKGLADKVYFLPVTAEFVRKIIKHEKPDGIYCTFGGQTALSVGIKLKDEFEGLGVKVLGTPIETIITTEDRELFARAMEEIGEKCAESASAVNLDEALTAAKKIGYPVIVRAAFALGGLGSGFASNEAELTDLCGKAFATSPQVLVEKSMKGWKEVEYEVVRDCRNNCITVCNMENFDPLGIHTGDSIVVAPSQTLSDADYNMLRTTAVNVIRHLGVIGECNIQYALNPYSKEYCIIEVNARLSRSSALASKATGYPLAFIAAKLGLNIPLNEIRNSVTKLTSACFEPSLDYCVVKIPRWDLKKFSRVSTALSSSMKSVGEVMAIGRTFEETIQKAIRCIDDQFPGFGEHTFVEDIDYEIANPTDKRLFAIATAFKRGYSVDKINEMSNIDNHYNASTVPIQLIRNSKQLGFSDRQIAKALNSNELAVRRLRVEAGITPFVKQIDTVAAEFPCFTNYLYTTYNASEHDVTFEDNGVMVLGSGVYRIGSSVEFDWCAVRAIRTLRENGMKTVMINYNPETVSTDYDEADKLYFENISLETVLDIYDIERSSGLVLSMGGQTPNNIALNLHRQNVKIYGTSPEMIDTAENRYKFSRMLDKIGVDQPLWKELTSFADAKSFCDRVGYPVLVRPSYVLSGAAMNVVFSQDDLNSYLGQAADVSRDHPVVISKYIEEAKEIEMDAIARDGKMVMHYISEHVENAGVHSGDATLILPPQDLDPETIQKIEIATQKIGAALNVTGPYNIQFIAKNNEIKVIECNLRAARSFPFVSKVTGIDAIEIATKVMLGLSVTPYPDIKMPPNYVGVKVPQFSFSRLSGADPILGVEMASTGEVACFGKDKYDAYLKALISTGIHPPKKNILLSIGSFKEKLEMLPSVNKLHRMGYNLYATAGTADFIQEHGIPVKYLEALGSENDLNPNKAESSLTQHLANNMIDLYINLPSKNRYRRPASYISQGYKSRRMAVDFAVPLITNVKNAKLFIEAIIRKPTFEISSVDYQTSHQTFTFPGLVSVQAFVPGAAENNSEDFGVATQAAIRGGFTILQMVPQGVASAVEDEISLQRAQANASGSAHCDYFFSVAATADNATRLQDAVAAGAKALFIPFNNFFGSVNKVSSVAQHFASWPADKPIVTDARATDLASILLLASLNSRSIHIASVSTRDDILLIALAKEKGLAVTCDVSIYALFYSQADFPEAQCLPTQEDQQALWENLATIDIFSVGVLPYELGSALGKPVSADSGVAESLPLLLTAVSQGKLTLEDISLRLSENPRAIFGLSEQAQTYVEVEVNRKSVFGSETWSPLQDKQVSGAVHRVVVNAHSVFLDGVTFSMPFGRDVSASGPRIAPKQSRGSFASTKRPSITGLRSPTIERSQSFPVGGEKLMSLATNASMRDASPVRPLMSLQTHPSFTRRHILSVKQFDREDLHSLFNLASEMRNQVERSGSVDTLRGRVLCTLFYEPSTRTSTSFEAAMKRCGGEVVQVTASTSSVVKGESLADTIRTVGCYSDAIVLRHPAVGSSKSAAKSSPVPIINAGDGIGEHPTQSLLDVFCIREELGSVNGITVTLIGDLKNGRTVHSLVKLLSLYDVTLNFVSPPSLAMPESVKNEASRSGIRWTESHSLSDEIVARSDVLYATRVQRERFDNEAEYESVKDIYVINNDVLARAKESAIVMHPLPRLNEIDPEVDFDSRRAAYFRQMRYGLFVRMALLTLVLGA, encoded by the exons atggTGTCTATCACACCCGCTTTCGAGGGAGCTGTCCCCTCCAGCGACATCCCCCCCACTCAGCAGGCCGCCTCTTTGGCGCCTGCTACACACAGTGCGGTCAGCGTCGAAGTCACCCCCCCTTCTTCGCCGGCTGCTGCGgctctttccccttcatccaAGAGTCGACCTGTCCCAGCTCGAGCTGCTTCCTAtgtcgctcctgctcctaaACCGCACGGCAGTCTCTACCCTCCTGCCACCCTCAAGGGAATTGACTACGAGGGCATGCCCGCCGAACCCACCTGGGACGACAGCATGGGCGAGCCTGATGCCGTTCTCGAGCTCGCAGACGGTTTGGCCCTCGCCGGTCACTCGTTCGGTGCAAAGAAGAGCGTCGCGGGAGAGTGTGTCTTCCAGACTG GTATGGTCGGTTACCCCGAATCCCTTACCGACCCTTCCTACTCTTCCCAAATCCTCATCCTTACCTACCCCTTGATCGGTAACTACGGTGTCCCCGAGAGACCTGCTGTCTCCACTAGCAACGTCCCCACCTCTGAGGATGCGCACAACGTCCCTCCTCCTAACCACCTCCTTGactccctccctctcgaGTTCGAGTCGTCTCATATCCACATCGCTGCCCTTGTCGTGGCCAACTACCACCCAAGCTTCTCACACCACCTCGCCAACTCGAGTCTTGGTCAATGGCTCAAGGAGCAAGGTATCCCCGCCATCTGGGGTGTTGACACAAGAATGTTGACCAAGCGATTACGAGAAGGCGGTGTCTTGCTCGGTCGTGTGCTCAACAAGCAGGTCGGCAATGTCGATGGCGAGCGAGGTCGTGATGCCCAACCTGGTGTCCTTGGCGGCGTTTCACGTCTCCTCAACGGTCTCTCGGCCCCTTCCATGGTCCGCTCCGCGTCGACCGAGAACGTCTCGCTCAACTGGAGAGAGAATTACGAGACCGTCCCTTACTACGACCCCAACGGGCAAAACCTCGTTGCAATGGTTTCCACCAAACAGCCCACCGTCTACACAGCTGGTACTGGGTCGGACAAAAAGATGCACCCTCACACCGGTAGACAGATGCGAGTCATCGCTGTCGATGTGGGTATGAAATGGAACCAGATCAGGTGTTTCAGAGAACGAGGTGTCGAGGTCAAGGTTGTTCCTTGG GACTACGACTTCAACGCCGAGAGCGAGCCATACGATGGTCTGTTCGTCTCCAACGGTCCAGGTGACCCCTCCATGGTCAAGGAGACCATTGCCAACCTGTCTCGAGCGCTCGAGACCTCCAAGGTCCCCGTCTTTGGTATCTGTCTTGGTCACCAGCTTCTCGCTTTGGCGTCCGGCGCTTCTACCCGTAAGATGAAGTACGGTAACCGAGGTATGAACTTGCCTTGTACTTGCGCGACTTCCGGTCGATGTTACATTACCTCTCAAAACCACGGTTACGAGGTCGATGTTACCACCCTCAAGAACGGTTGGGAACCCCTTTTCACCAATGCCAACGACAACTCCAACGAAGGTATCTGGATGGGCAAGAACGGCAAGCCCTTCTTTTCGGTTCAATTCCACCCCGAGTCCGCCCCTGGTCCTCGAGACACCGAGTTCCTCTTCGATGTTTTCATCCAGAGTATAGTGGAGTGCGCTCGAGAAGGTCGATTGGTCCCCATCGACATGCCCGGTGGCGAGCTCGCTGCCAACATCGCTCTCCGACCCCGTGAgcaggtcaagaaggtccttgtccttggctCCGGTGGTTTGTCCATCGGTCAAGCGGGAGAGTTTGACTATTCCGGTTCTCAAGCTATTAAGGctttgaaggaggaaggtatCTACACAATCCTTGTCAACCCCAACATTGCTACCATCCAGACCTCCAAGGGTCTCGCCGACAAGGTTTACTTCCTTCCTGTCACCGCCGAATTCGTCCGCAAGATCATCAAGCACGAGAAGCCTGACGGTATCTACTGTACCTTTGGTGGTCAAACCGCACTCAGTGTCGGTatcaagctcaaggacgAGTTCGAGGGTCTCGGTGTGAAGGTTCTCGGTACTCCTATcgagaccatcatcaccacggAAGACCGAGAGTTGTTCGCTCGAGCCATGGAGGAGATCGGCGAGAAGTGTGCCGAATCAGCATCCGCTGTCAACCTCGACGAGGCGCTTACCGCTGCCAAGAAGATTGGATACCCTGTCATTGTCCGAGCCGCTTTCGCCCTTGGTGGTCTGGGTTCCGGTTTCGCTTCCAACGAGGCCGAACTCACCGACCTTTGTGGCAAAGCGTTCGCTACCAGTCCTCAGGTGCTCGTCGAGAAGAGTatgaagggatggaaggaggtcgagtACGAAGTTGTCCGAGATTGCAGGAACAACTGTATCACCGTCTGTAACATGGAG AACTTCGACCCGCTCGGTATTCATACCGGAGACTCGATCGTCGTCGCTCCCTCCCAAACACTATCCGATGCCGATTACAACATGCTGCGTACCACCGCCGTCAACGTCATCCGACATCTCGGTGTCATTGGAGAGTGTAACATTCAGTACGCGCTCAACCCATACTCCAAGGAGTACTGCATTATCGAAGTCAACGCTCGTCTCTCGCGTTCGTCGGCTCTTGCTTCCAAGGCTACCGGCTACCCCCTCGCCTTCATCGCTGCCAAGCTCGGTCTcaacatccctctcaacgAAATCAGGAACTCAGTCACCAAGCTCACTAGCGCTTGTTTCGAGCCCAGTTTGGATTACTGTGTCGTCAAGATCCCCCGATGGGACTTGAAGAAGTTCAGCCGAGTGAGCACCGCTCTGAGTAGTTCCATGAAGAGTGTTGGAGAAGTCATGGCTATCGGTCGAACCTTCGAAGAGACGATTCAAAAAGCTATCAGGTGTATCGACGATCAGTTCCCTGGTTTCGGCGAGCACACCTTTGTCGAGGACATCGACTACGAGATTGCCAACCCTACCGACAAGCGATTGTTCGCCATTGCTACCGCCTTCAAGAGGGGTTATTCTGttgacaagatcaacgagatgTCAAACATTGACAA TCACTACAACGCCTCGACCGTtcccatccagctcatcCGAAACTCCAAGCAGCTCGGTTTCTCGGATCGACAGATCGCCAAAGCGCTCAACTCGAACGAGCTCGCCGTGCGACGACTTCGTGTCGAAGCGGGTATCACCCCTTTCGTCAAGCAGATCGACACCGTCGCTGCCGAGTTCCCCTGTTTCACCAACTACTTGTACACCACATACAATGCTAGCGAGCACGATGTTACTTTCGAGGACAACGGTGTGATGGTCCTCGGTTCCGGTGTATACCGAATTGGTTCTTCCGTCGAATTCGATTGGTGCGCCGTCCGAGCGATCCGAACCCTTCGTGAGAACGGTATGAAGACGGTCATGATCAACTACAACCCCGAGACCGTCTCGACCGATTACGACGAGGCAGACAAGCTCTACTTTGAGAACATCAGTCTCGAGACAGTGTTGGATATCTATGACATTGAACGATCCAGCGGTCTTGTCTTGTCGATGGGTGGTCAAACCCCCAACAACATTGCGCTCAACTTGCACCGACAAAACGTCAAGATTTACGGTACTTCTCCCGAGATGATCGACACCGCCGAGAACCGATACAAGTTCTCCCGAATGTTGGACAAAATCGGTGTTGACCAGCCCTTGTGGAAGGAGTTGACCAGTTTCGCGGACGCCAAATCATTCTGTGACAGGGTTGGATACCCTGTGCTCGTCCGACCGTCGTACGTGTTGTCAGGTGCCGCCATGAACGTCGTGTTCTCGCAAGACGACTTGAACAGTTATCTCGGTCAAGCCGCGGATGTCTCTCGAGACCACCCAGTCGTCATCTCCAAGTACATCGAAGAGGccaaggagatcgagatggaCGCTATTGCGCGAGACGGAAAGATGGTCATGCACTACATCTCCGAGCACGTCGAGAATGCCGGTGTGCACTCGGGTGATGCCACCCTTATCCTGCCTCCTCAGGATCTCGACCCCGAGACCATCCAAAAGATCGAGATCGCCACCCAGAAGATCGGTGCAGCCCTCAACGTTACGGGTCCTTACAACATCCAGTTCATCGCCAAGAATAACGAGATCAAGGTCATTGAATGTAACCTTCGTGCTGCGAGgtctttccccttcgtgTCCAAGGTCACCGGTATCGACGCCATCGAGATTGCCACCAAGGTCATGCTCGGTCTCAGCGTCACCCCTTACCCTGACATCAAGATGCCTCCCAACTACGTCGGTGTCAAGGTTCCTCAGTTCTCATTCAGTCGATTGTCCGGTGCGGACCCTATCCTCGGTGTCGAGATGGCTTCCACCGGTGAAGTCGCTTGTTTCGGCAAGGACAAGTACGACGCGTACCTCAAGGCGCTCATCTCGACTGGTATTCACCCGCCCAAGAAGAACATCCTCTTGTCGATCGGTTCCTTCAAGGAGAAGCTCGAGATGCTTCCTTCGGTCAACAAACTCCACCGAATGGGTTACAACCTTTACGCTACCGCTGGTACCGCCGATTTCATTCAAGAACACGGTATCCCCGTCAAGTATCTCGAAGCGCTTGGCTCGGAGAACGATCTCAACCCCAACAAGGCTGAGTCTTCTCTTACTCAACATTTGGCGAACAACATGATCGACTTGTACATCAACTTGCCGTCAAAGAACCGATACCGACGACCTGCCAGTTACATCTCTCAGGGTTACAAGTCTCGACGAATGGCTGTCGACTTTGCTGTTCCTCTCATCACCAACGTCAAGAATGCGAAACTCTTCATTGAGGCGATCATCCGAAAGCCTACTTTCGAAATCTCCAGTGTTGACTATCAAACCTCGCATCAGACTTTCACCTTCCCCGGTTTGGTCTCGGTGCAAGCATTCGTCCCCGGTGCTGCGGAGAACAACTCGGAGGACTTTGGTGTGGCTACTCAAGCGGCTATCCGAGGTGGATTCACGATCTTGCAGATGGTTCCTCAGGGTGTTGCTTCGgcggtcgaggacgagatctCGCTTCAGCGAGCCCAAGCCAACGCTTCCGGTTCCGCTCACTGCGACTACTTCTTCTCTGTCGCTGCTACTGCCGACAACGCAACCCGACTCCAAGATGCTGTCGCGGCTGGTGCAAAGgctctcttcatccccttcaacaACTTCTTCGGATCCGTCAACAAGGTCAGCAGCGTCGCTCAGCACTTTGCTTCATGGCCCGCAGACAAGCCCATCGTTACCGATGCGCGAGCAACCGATCTCGCTTCGATCCTCTTACTTGCGAGCTTGAACAGCCGATCGATCCATATCGCCAGCGTCTCCACTCGTGATGATATCCTCTTGATCGCTCttgccaaggagaagggtttgGCCGTCACTTGTGACGTCTCCATCTACGCCTTGTTCTACTCCCAGGCCGACTTCCCTGAGGCCCAGTGCCTTCCTACTCAGGAAGACCAGCAAGCGCTCTGGGAGAACCTCGCTACcatcgatatcttctccGTCGGTGTCCTCCCTTACGAGCTTGGCTCTGCTCTTGGCAAGCCTGTCTCTGCCGACTCTGGTGTCGCCGAgtcgcttcctcttctcctcaccgCTGTGTCACAGGGCAAGCTTACCCTCGAGGACATCTCTCTCCGACTGAGCGAGAACCCTCGAGCGATCTTTGGCTTGTCAGAACAAGCGCAGACTTAcgtggaggtcgaggtgaaCCGAAAGTCTGTATTCGGTTCTGAGACTTGGTCTCCTCTCCAGGACAAACAGGTTTCTGGTGCTGTCCACCGAGTTGTCGTCAATGCTCattccgtcttcctcgatggCGTGACCTTCTCCATGCCTTTCGGCCGAGACGTCTCCGCCTCTGGTCCTCGAATCGCACCCAAACAATCTCGAGGTTCATTCGCTTCCACCAAGCGCCCTTCGATCACTGGTCTCCGATCACCCACCATTGAGCGATCTCAGTCGTTCCCCGTCGGAGGCGAGAAGCTCATGTCTCTCGCTACCAACGCCTCGATGCGAGATGCATCTCCCGTGCGACCCCTCATGTCACTCCAGACTCACCCCTCTTTCACCCGACGACACATCCTTTCCGTCAAGCAATTTGACCGAGAAGATCTTCACTCGCTCTTCAACCTTGCTTCGGAGATGCGAAACCAGGTCGAGCGAAGTGGTTCTGTCGACACTCTTCGAGGTCGAGTCTTGTGTACATTGTTCTACGAGCCTTCTACTCGAACGTCAACCTCGTTCGAAGCGGCCATGAAGCGATGCGGTGGTGAAGTCGTCCAAGTGAccgcttccacttcttccgtCGTTAAAGGAGAGTCACTCGCCGACACCATCCGAACTGTTGGATGTTACTCTGATGCCATCGTGCTCAGACACCCTGCAGTCGGAAGCAGCAAGTCTGCTGCCAAGTCGAGTCCCGTGCCCATCATCAACGCTGGTGATGGTATTGGAGAGCACCCAACGCAGAGTTTGTTGGATGTCTTCTGTATCCGAGAAGAGTTGGGTTCCGTTAACGGTATCACCGTGACATTGA TTGGTGACCTGAAGAACGGCCGAACCGTTCACAGTCTTGTCAAGCTCCTCTCGCTGTACGACGTGACCCTCAACTTTGTGTCTCCACCATCGCTCGCGATGCCCGAATCCGTCAAGAACGAAGCTTCTCGATCTGGTATCCGATGGACCGAGTCCCACTCTCTCAGCGACGAGATTGTCGCTCGATCCGATGTCCTCTACGCGACTCGAGTCCAGAGAGAACGATTCGACAATGAGGCCGAATACGAGTCGGTCAAGGACATCTACGTGATCAACAACGATGTCTTGGCGCGAGCGAAGGAGTCGGCGATCGTCATGCACCCTCTGCCGAGGTTGAATGAGATTGATCCAGAGGTCGATTTCGATTCGAGACGTGCGGCATACTTCAGACAGATGAGATATGGTCTTTTC GTTCGAATGGCTCTTCTCACACTTGTCTTGGGTGCATAA